The Euphorbia lathyris chromosome 3, ddEupLath1.1, whole genome shotgun sequence genome contains a region encoding:
- the LOC136222974 gene encoding uncharacterized protein, producing the protein MDELTSSLQDGIPWCMLFADDIVLVDETKEGVEMKLELWRQTLESRGFKLSRSKTEYLECKFSGRRSREAGTITLDGRVVQASDCFRYLGSIIQTDGEVDGDVAHRIKAGWSKWKSATGFLCDPGMPNRLKGKFYRTAIRPALLYGTECWAVKHCHIHKMSVAEMRMLRWMCGHTRKDRVRNEIIRTKVGVTSIENKMRENRLRWFGHVRRRALDAPVRRTEEWQRDVVVRGRGRPKQTWRRVIESDMSLLGIEENMVVDRTEWRERICVTDTT; encoded by the coding sequence atggatgaactaacaagttcacttcaagatggtataccatggtgcatgctgtttgcagatgatattgtgttggttgatgagacgaaagaaggagtggagatgaagttggaactatggaggcaaactctagaatctagaggctttaagttgagtcgaagtaagacagaatatttggagtgtaagtttagcggccgtaggagtagggaggcagggacaatcaccctagatgggagagttgttcaggcctcggattgcttccggtatttaggatctattatccaaacggatggagaagtagatggagatgttgcccataggattaaagctggttggtcgaagtggaagagtgctacgggtttcctttgtgatcccggcatgcctaatagattgaagggaaaattctaccggacggcaattagaccagcattgttatatggtacggagtgttgggcagtgaaacactgccacatccataagatgtcggtggcggagatgcgtatgttgagatggatgtgtggtcacacgagaaaggaccgggtgcgtaatgaaataattaggacaaaagtaggggttacatctattgagaataaaatgagagaaaaccgactaaggtggtttggccatgtgagacgtagagcgcttgatgcgccggttaggagaaccgaagagtggcaaagggatgtagtggtgaggggtaggggaagacctaagcaaacttggaggagggtgatcgagagtgatatgagtttattgggaattgaggaaaatatggtagtggataggacggagtggagggagcgaatctgtgtcactgacacgacttga
- the LOC136224288 gene encoding uncharacterized protein isoform X3 has protein sequence MDCSDWILFLQGATSKRSHESLGSWTTICRLREGLGITNNVAGYRAMILGLKYALEKGYTKIRVQGDSKLGCLQVFLEIQFKLEIKILILWSLM, from the exons ATGGATTGCTCTGATTGGATATTATTTCTTCAGGGTGCTACCAGTAAGAGATCACATGAGTCGCTGGGGTCATGGACTACG ATCTGCAGATTGCGAGAAGGATTGGGCATAACAAATAATGTGGCTGGATATAGAGCTATGATTTTAGGATTGAAATATGCTCTTGAAAAGGGCTATACAAAAATTCGTGTTCAAGGTGACTCCAAACTTGGCTGTTTGCAG gtgtttttggagattcaattcaaattggagattaaaatactaattttatgGAGCTTAATGTGA
- the LOC136224288 gene encoding uncharacterized protein isoform X1, producing the protein MDCSDWILFLQGATSKRSHESLGSWTTLELELCCGPADGSVICRLREGLGITNNVAGYRAMILGLKYALEKGYTKIRVQGDSKLGCLQVFLEIQFKLEIKILILWSLM; encoded by the exons ATGGATTGCTCTGATTGGATATTATTTCTTCAGGGTGCTACCAGTAAGAGATCACATGAGTCGCTGGGGTCATGGACTACG CTAGAGCTGGAACTTTGTTGTGGGCCTGCCGATGGAAGTGTG ATCTGCAGATTGCGAGAAGGATTGGGCATAACAAATAATGTGGCTGGATATAGAGCTATGATTTTAGGATTGAAATATGCTCTTGAAAAGGGCTATACAAAAATTCGTGTTCAAGGTGACTCCAAACTTGGCTGTTTGCAG gtgtttttggagattcaattcaaattggagattaaaatactaattttatgGAGCTTAATGTGA
- the LOC136224288 gene encoding uncharacterized protein isoform X2, producing the protein MDCSDWILFLQGATSKRSHESLGSWTTLELELCCGPADGSVICRLREGLGITNNVAGYRAMILGLKYALEKGYTKIRVQGDSKLGCLQMLRYCRNMILKLFLDIG; encoded by the exons ATGGATTGCTCTGATTGGATATTATTTCTTCAGGGTGCTACCAGTAAGAGATCACATGAGTCGCTGGGGTCATGGACTACG CTAGAGCTGGAACTTTGTTGTGGGCCTGCCGATGGAAGTGTG ATCTGCAGATTGCGAGAAGGATTGGGCATAACAAATAATGTGGCTGGATATAGAGCTATGATTTTAGGATTGAAATATGCTCTTGAAAAGGGCTATACAAAAATTCGTGTTCAAGGTGACTCCAAACTTGGCTGTTTGCAG ATGTTGAGATACTGCCGGAACATGAtactgaaattatttttggatattggatga